In Populus nigra chromosome 1, ddPopNigr1.1, whole genome shotgun sequence, one genomic interval encodes:
- the LOC133687907 gene encoding E3 ubiquitin-protein ligase PRT1-like, protein MENQENNRTPSAEESKMQCQNDNNYEIPSPKHHHQREEGNDHEEEEDFLGQFQCPVCLDLLYKPVVLACGHFSCFWCVFRCMNGFRESHCPICRHPFNHFPRVCQLLHFLLKKICPIAYKTREGEVEEEEKKFGLFSPQFGHHSSGSLPGEELDVPSNSLRLPTHSQTKLGYDSCFSLGKFPEAIAHSVDNVKIMPSSPLSISEGTANAAIKSCNLIRTGLGRGIQKQASVADLLCAECKKLLFRPVVLNCGHVYCESCIIIPMQGIPRCQFCQSLHPNGFPGVCLVLENFLEEHFSEIYAGRREGSTQAQQLAPRSSSVPSKVYSSWIFGNGPKVHIGVGCDSCGMSPIIGERYKCKDCWEEIGFDVCEACHNNPSNISGRFNQQHEPGHNFEIVQPQGNVEHVHMRDLDQSDVPEDEDDDEHDFLAPALLDDVLPDIEDGSNDMVDVSASVLSNDVAPDQEDGPDFS, encoded by the exons AAGGCAATGACCATGAAGAAGAGGAGGATTTCCTTGGCCAGTTTCAGTGCCCTGTTTGCCT GGACCTACTTTACAAGCCAGTTGTTTTAG catGTGGCCACTTTTCATGCTTCTGGTGTGTATTTCGTTGCATGAATGGCTTTCGTGAGTCACACTGTCCAATTTGTCGGCACCCATTTAATCACTTCCCACGTGTGTGTCAATTGCTGCATTTCTTACTTAAGAAGATCTGCCCTATAGCCTATAAGACAAGGGAAGGAGAAGTGGAAG aagaagaaaagaaatttggCCTTTTCTCTCCACAGTTTGGTCATCATTCATCTGGATCACTTCCTGGTGAAGAGCTAGATGTCCCAAGCAATTCTCTACGTCTACCCACCCATTCACAAACCAAATTGGGTTATGATAGTTGTTTTTCTTTAGGGAAATTTCCAGAGGCAATTGCACATAGTGTGGATAATGTGAAAATTATGCCTTCATCACCATTAAGTATATCTGAAGGCACTGCAAATGCAGCCATCAAAAGTTGCAACTTGATTAGGACAGGGCTTGGACGTGGAATTCAAAAGCAGGCCTCTGTTGCTGACTTGCTGTGTGCTGAATGCAAGAAACTGCTGTTTCGACCAGTAGTTCTTAATTGTGGCCATG TGTATTGTGAATCTTGTATCATCATCCCCATGCAAGGAATTCCTAGGTGTCAATTTTGTCAAAGTTTGCATCCAAATGGGTTCCCGGGTGTTTGTTTAGTTCTAGAGAATTTTTTGGAGGAGCACTTTTCTGAAATTTATGCAGGGAGACGAGAAG GTTCAACACAAGCTCAACAACTAGCTCCACGGTCATCATCAGTACCTTCTAAGGTTTATTCATCATGGATATTTGGCAATGGACCCAAGGTTCACATTGGAGTTGGGTGTGATTCTTGTGGG ATGTCGCCGATAATTGGGGAAAGGTACAAATGCAAAGACTGTTGGGAGGAAATAGGGTTTGATGTATGTGAAGCATGCCACAACAACCCCTCCAACATTTCAGGCCGATTTAATCAGCAGCATGAGCCAGGGCACAATTTTGAGATTGTGCAGCCACAGGGCAATGTTGAACATGTACACATGCGGGATCTTGATCAATCTGATGTTccagaagatgaagatgatgatgaacatGATTTTCTTGCTCCAGCCTTGTTAGATGATGTTCTACCGGATATAGAAGATGGCTCTAATGACATGGTAGATGTTTCTGCTTCGGTTTTGTCAAATGATGTTGCACCAGATCAAGAAGACGGTCCTGATTTCTCCTAG